The following proteins are co-located in the Paralichthys olivaceus isolate ysfri-2021 chromosome 2, ASM2471397v2, whole genome shotgun sequence genome:
- the LOC109629136 gene encoding inter-alpha-trypsin inhibitor heavy chain H3 — protein MSGLLGVRLLLLWGCLWPSSLTQGALVISGDHEATQEMGGAARSLQKRSTSEATVEVYSVTVDCTVLSRFAHTVMTSKALNKANSSQEIFFEVELPKTAFITNFSMEIEGQVYVGQVKEKEKAKKQYEKAVSSGQTAGLVKASGRKMEKFSVSVNIAANNNVTFTLTYEELLQRKMSQYEILTRIKPKTVVQDFQIVTNIYEPQGITFVDAHATFLSNDLLPLVDKTVTDKKAHISFSPTVEQQRKCPGCDGTLIDGDFVIKYDVNRPKGIGDIKIVNGYFVHFFSPPDLTRLQKNVVFVIDRSGSMSGRKIAQTREAMLEILKDLHEDDHFALVQFDDSMHTWRDSLSKATKENIEAGMGYVRRIRESGMTDIDGAVLRAVNMLVTDRREKRLSERSSDMIILLTDGMPNSGETNLEQIQKNMLSAIGGKMSLFCLGFGDDVDYSFLDVMGKQNKGMARRIYEASDAAVQLQGFYDEVSSPLLMEVDLRYPDNAVDLLTTNHFSQLFNGSEIVVAGRLTDNNLDNFMVEVFGEGLERNYEAQGQASAQNWNVVYPDEEYIFGDFTERLWAYLTIQQLLDKSKTGTPEEKVNATARALDLSLQYSFVTPLTSMVVTKPETEDGTESPLIADKLTEEQRQQADRNVLRYPSSHYHMSPAPTYFVDGDPHFMIELPDRDDALCFNINDKPGTIFTLVRDPESGILVNGQTIGDKKMPPDGKMNTYFWRFGIIHHTLGVRLEVSTHEISVFQDGKWVKLLWSDTGSLKGPNVDLLVTKDRSLTVTLKDSVKFVILLHKVWEKHPYHQDYLGFYTLDSHLLSPAVHGLLGQFYHGIEYEVSDLRPGEVPEKPDATMFVKGQELNVTRGWQRDFRSNVKDGENVPCWFIHTNGTGLIDGDATDYIVSGLFKTA, from the exons GTGGAGGTGTACAGTGTCACCGTGGACTGCACAGTGTTGTCTCGTTTCGCCCACACGGTCATGACCTCCAAGGCTCTGAACAAAGCAAACTCCTCGCAGGAAATCTTCTTTGAGGTGGAGCTGCCCAAGACGGCCTTCATCACCAACTTCAGCAT GGAGATCGAAGGTCAGGTGTATGTCGGGCaggtgaaggagaaagagaaagccaAGAAACAGTATGAGAAGGCTGTTTCCTCTGGACAGACTGCTGGACTGGTCAA ggCCTCtgggagaaagatggagaagtTTTCAGTGTCTGTCAACATCGCAGCCAATAATAATGTGACCTTCACTCTGACCTATGAGGAGCTCCTTCAGAGGAAAATGAGCCAGTATGAGATTTTAACACGAATTAAACCCAAGACCGTGGTCCAGGACTTTCAG ATTGTGACAAATATCTACGAGCCTCAGGGTATTACGTTTGTTGATGCCCATGCAACCTTCCTTTCCAATGACTTGCTCCCCCTGGTGGACAAAACGGTCACAGACAAAAAG GCACACATCTCATTCTCACCAactgtggagcagcagagaaaatgtccaGGTTGTGATGGAACACTCATCGATGGAGATTTTGTCATCAAATATGATGTAAACAGACCAAAGGGCATCGGGGACATTAAG ATTGTGAATGGATACTTTGTGCACTTCTTCTCTCCACCTGACCTGACCAGACTCCAAAAGAATGTGGTGTTTGTGATCGACAGGAGCGGATCAATGAGTGGGAGAAAGATTGCTCAA ACACGAGAGGCAATGCTTGAAATCCTCAAAGACCTTCACGAGGACGACCACTTTGCTTTGGTACAGTTTGATGACAGTATGCATACCTGGAGGGACTCACTTAGCAAAGCAACAAAGGAAAATATTGAAGCCGGCATGGGCTACGTGAGGAGAATAAGAGAATCTGGCA TGACTGATATCGATGGAGCAGTGTTGAGAGCTGTGAACATGCTGGtcacagacaggagagagaagaggctcTCTGAAAGGAGTAGTGATATGATTATTTTACTGACTGATGGAATGCCAAATTCTG GAGAAACAAATCTCGAGCAGATCCAAAAGAATATGCTTTCTGCCATCGGAGGAAAAATGTCATTGTTCTGTCTTGGGTTTGGCGATGATGTGGATTATTCCTTCCTGGATGTGATgggcaaacaaaacaaaggaatGGCCCGCAGAATATATGAAGCTTCAGATGCAGCCGTTCAACTCCAG GGTTTCTACGATGAAGTTTCAAGCCCTCTGCTCATGGAGGTGGACCTGCGTTATCCTGACAATGCAGTAGACCTTTTGACGACCAACCACTTCAGCCAGCTGTTTAATGGCTCAGAGATTGTGGTGGCTGGTCGGCTGACAGACAACAACCTGGACAACTTCATGGTGGAGGTTTTCGGCGagggg CTTGAGAGAAACTACGAAGCGCAGGGCCAGGCCAGTGCTCAGAACTGGAATGTTGTTTATCCAGATGAGGAGTACATCTTTGGGGATTTCACAGAGCGCCTGTGGGCCTATCTGACCATCCAGCAATTACTGGACAAGAG cAAAACTGGAACACCAGAGGAGAAAGTCAATGCTACAGCAAGGGCATTGGACTTGTCTCTACAATACAGCTTTGTCACTCCTCTCACTTCCATGGTTGTCACCAAGCCTGAAACCGAGGACGGAACTGAGAGCCCTCTCATTGCTGACAAGCTGACTGAGG agcaaagacaacaggcagacagaaatg TACTTCGCTATCCAAGCTCTCATTACCACATGTCCCCTGCTCCTACATATTTTG TGGATGGAGATCCTCATTTCATGATAGAGCTGCCAGACAGAGATGACGCTCTGTGCTTTAACATCAATGACAAACCAGGAACCATTTTCACACTGGTTAGAGACCCAGAGTCAG GTATTTTGGTCAATGGCCAGACAATTGGGGACAAGAAAATGCCCCCCGATGGTAAAATGAACACCTATTTCTGGCGGTTTGGCATCATCCACCACACTCTGGGGGTGAGGCTGGAGGTCAGCACTCATGAGATCTCAGTGTTCCAGGATGGCAAATGGGTGAAGCTGCTGTGGTCTGACACAGGCTCTCTTAAAGGACCCAA cGTGGATCTTCTTGTGACGAAGGATCGCAGCCTAACAGTAACTCTAAAAGATTCAGTGAAGTTTGTGATCCTACTGCACAAAGTGTGGGAGAAGCATCCGTACCATCAGGACTACTTGGGTTTCTACACCCTGGACAGTCATCTCCTCTCCCCTGCTGTTCACGGCCTGCTAG GTCAGTTCTACCACGGGATTGAATATGAGGTGAGTGACCTGCGTCCAGGAGAAGTCCCAGAGAAACCAGACGCCACCATGTTCGTGAAGGGACAGGAGCTCAACGTGACCAG AGGCTGGCAGAGAGACTTCAGGAGCAATGTGAAGGATGGAGAAAATGTTCCCTGCTGGTTCATTCACACAAACGGAACAGGCCTCATCGACGGAGATGCAACAGACTACATCGTGTCAGGACTTTTCAAAACCGCTTAA
- the LOC109629134 gene encoding inter-alpha-trypsin inhibitor heavy chain H3-like isoform X1, which produces MLGERHFCFPGMTVLWRVLLLWVCVCICLPAKAQGALLVSRSDALTQETQETMETRSIKRRSTNSANMVEVYSVTVDCTVTSRFAHTVMTSKALNKANSSQEIFFEVELPKTAFITNFSMEIEGQVYVGQVKEKEKAKKQYEKAVSSGQTAGLVKASGRKMEVFSVSVNIAANNDVVFILTYEELLQRKLGQYEIVTRVKPKHPVQDFQIVANIYEPQGLTFVHASATFLTNDLLSLVEKTVMDTKAHISFSPTLEQQRVCPECEGNIIDGDFLINYDVKRDEGLGEVQIVNGYFVHFFAPPDLRRVPKNVVFVIDRSGSMSGRKMAQTRDALVAILEDLHVEDHFALIVFDNTIITWKDSLTKATKENVAKAIAYVRKIRDNGATNINDAVLRAVSMLVKEREEKTHPERSVDMILLLTDGMPNSGESVATKIQKNVHAAIQGKMSLFCLGFGNNVDYSFLDVMSRQNKGLARRIYEASDSAVQLQGFYEEVSSPLLLEVDLRYPDNAVDSLTKNHFSQLFNGSEIVVSGRLSDNDMDNFLVEVLGQGSDKDFQVKGNASVGNWEVTYPEQEYIFGDFAERLWAYLTIQQLLENSDVGTQQDRDALKAKVVNMSLQYSFVTPLTSMVVTKPETEDGPDSPLIADKLTESQRQEAERRHGASHHSTSRQGASPLNALIQTAPRQSSFRQSSSHHSSSRKSAIRHGSLGSSRADSSRAYSDVDGDPHFMIELPERNDALCFNINNKPGTIFTLVKEPKSGFLVNGQIIGKKNVVPNGNTNTYFGRFGISHRKLGVSLEVSTQDISIFHNGKHVKLLWSDRASIKENNMDLKLTKNCSLTVTLRHFIKFTVIKHTKKWKRRHDQQDYLGFYTLDSHHMSASVNGLLGQFYHGVEFEVTDQRPGDLQEKLDATMYVKGRVVNVTRHWQKDFSQDVKNGESIPCWFVDNEGAGLIDGRASDYIVSGLFKTV; this is translated from the exons ATGCTGGGGGAGAGGCACTTCTGTTTCCCAGGCATGACTGTGTTGTGgagagtgctgctgctgtgggttTGCGTCTGCATCTGCCTTCCAGCTAAGGCCCAGGGAGCTCTGCTTGTTTCCAGGAGCGATGCTCTGACACAG GAGACCCAGGAAACTATGGAAACCAGGTCAATAAAg AGAAGAAGCACAAACTCTGCAAAC ATGGTGGAGGTGTACAGTGTCACCGTGGACTGCACGGTGACGTCTCGTTTCGCCCACACGGTCATGACCTCCAAGGCTCTGAACAAAGCAAACTCCTCGCAGGAAATCTTCTTTGAGGTGGAGCTGCCCAAGACGGCCTTCATCACCAACTTCAGCAT gGAGATCGAAGGTCAGGTGTATGTCGGGCaggtgaaggagaaagagaaagccaAGAAACAGTATGAGAAGGCTGTTTCCTCTGGACAGACTGCTGGACTGGTCAA ggCCTCTGGGAGAAAGATGGAGGTGTTTTCAGTGTCTGTCAACATCGCAGCCAATAATGACGTGGTTTTTATTCTGACCTATGAGGAGCTCCTTCAGAGGAAACTGGGCCAGTACGAGATCGTGACACGAGTTAAACCGAAACATCCAGTGCAGGACTTTCAG aTTGTAGCAAACATCTACGAGCCTCAGGGCCTCACTTTTGTTCACGCTTCAGCAACTTTCCTCACCAATGACCTGCTTTCCTTGGTGGAGAAAACAGTTATGGACACAAAG GCACACATATCTTTCTCGCCAAcactggagcagcagagagTGTGTCCAGAATGTGAGGGGAACATAATCGATGGAGATTTCCTCATCAACTACGATGTGAAAAGAGATGAGGGCCTGGGAGAAGTTCAG ATTGTGAATGGATACTTTGTGCACTTCTTTGCTCCCCCTGACCTGCGAAGAGTCCCAAAGAATGTGGTGTTTGTGATCGACAGGAGTGGATCAATGAGTGGAAGAAAGATGgcccag ACGAGGGATGCACTGGTTGCCATTCTGGAAGACCTCCATGTGGAGGACCACTTTGCTCTCATCGTGTTTGATAACACAATTATCACCTGGAAGGACTCTCTTACCAAAGCAACAAAGGAAAACGTGGCTAAAGCCATTGCCTACGTCAGGAAGATAAGAGACAATGGAG CCACCAATATCAATGATGCCGTCCTGAGGGCTGTGAGCATGCtggtgaaagaaagagaagagaagacacATCCAGAGAGGAGCGTGGATATGATTCTTTTACTAACTGATGGGATGCCAAACAGCG GTGAGTCTGTCgccacaaaaatacaaaagaatgTACATGCTGCTATCCAGGGGAAGATGTCTCTGTTCTGTCTTGGATTCGGAAATAATGTGGATTACTCCTTCCTGGATGTGATGAGCAGACAAAACAAGGGACTGGCCCGCAGAATATATGAAGCTTCAGATTCTGCTGTTCAACTCCAG GGTTTCTATGAGGAGGTTTCTAGCCCTCTGCTCTTGGAAGTGGACCTGCGTTATCCTGACAATGCAGTGGACTCTTTGACCAAAAACCATTTCAGCCAGTTGTTTAACGGCTCAGAGATCGTGGTGTCCGGTCGGCTGAGCGACAATGACATGGATAATTTCCTGGTGGAAGTGCTTGGCCAGGGG TCTGATAAAGACTTCCAAGTTAAGGGAAATGCCAGTGTGGGAAACTGGGAGGTGACCTACCCAGAGCAGGAGTACATCTTTGGGGATTTTGCTGAGCGTTTGTGGGCCTACCTCACCATCCAGCAGTTACTGGAGAACAG TGACGTTGGTACTCAGCAAGATAGAGATGCTTTAAAAGCTAAGGTCGTGAACATGTCCCTGCAGTACAGCTTTGTCACCCCTCTCACCTCCATGGTGGTAACCAAGCCTGAAACCGAGGACGGACCAGACAGCCCTCTCATTGCTGACAAGCTGACTGAGA GCCAGcgacaggaagcagagagacGCCACGGTGCATCTCACCACAGTACATCTCGTCAAGGAGCATCTCCCCTAAATGCATTAATCCAAACTGCACCTCGCCAGAGTTCATTTCGCCAGAGTTCATCTCACCACAGTTCATCTCGCAAAAGTGCAATTCGCCATG GTTCCTTAGGCTCAAGTCGTGCTGACAGTTCTCGTGCTTATTCAGATG TGGACGGAGATCCTCATTTCATGATAGAGCTGCCAGAGAGAAATGACGCTCTATGcttcaacatcaacaacaaaccaGGAACCATTTTCACTCTGGTCAAAGAACCAAAATCAG GGTTTTTGGTGAATGGCCAAATTATTGGCAAGAAGAATGTTGTTCCAAATGGTAACACCAACACCTACTTTGGGCGTTTTGGTATCAGCCACCGGAAGCTGGGAGTGAGTCTGGAGGTGAGCACTCAGGACATCTCCATCTTCCACAATGGCAAACATGTCAAGCTGCTGTGGTCTGATAGAGCCTCTatcaaagaaaacaa CATGGACCTCAAGTTAACAAAGAACTGCAGCCTGACCGTCACGCTAAGGCACTTCATTAAATTTACtgtcatcaaacacacaaagaaatggaAGAGACGCCACGATCAGCAGGACTACCTGGGcttctacacactggacagcCACCACATGTCTGCTTCAGTTAATGGCCTGCTAG GTCAGTTCTACCATggggttgagtttgaggtgacaGACCAGCGTCCAGGTGACCTCCAGGAGAAACTAGATGCCACCATGTATGTGAAGGGACGAGTAGTCAATGTGACAAg ACACTGGCAGAAGGACTTCAGCCAGGACGTGAAGAATGGAGAAAGTATTCCCTGCTGGTTTGTCGATAATGAAGGAGCAGGCCTGATTGATGGAAGAGCCTCAGACTACATTGTGTCAGGGCTTTTTAAGACAGTTTGA
- the LOC109629134 gene encoding inter-alpha-trypsin inhibitor heavy chain H3-like isoform X2: MLGERHFCFPGMTVLWRVLLLWVCVCICLPAKAQGALLVSRSDALTQTQETMETRSIKRRSTNSANMVEVYSVTVDCTVTSRFAHTVMTSKALNKANSSQEIFFEVELPKTAFITNFSMEIEGQVYVGQVKEKEKAKKQYEKAVSSGQTAGLVKASGRKMEVFSVSVNIAANNDVVFILTYEELLQRKLGQYEIVTRVKPKHPVQDFQIVANIYEPQGLTFVHASATFLTNDLLSLVEKTVMDTKAHISFSPTLEQQRVCPECEGNIIDGDFLINYDVKRDEGLGEVQIVNGYFVHFFAPPDLRRVPKNVVFVIDRSGSMSGRKMAQTRDALVAILEDLHVEDHFALIVFDNTIITWKDSLTKATKENVAKAIAYVRKIRDNGATNINDAVLRAVSMLVKEREEKTHPERSVDMILLLTDGMPNSGESVATKIQKNVHAAIQGKMSLFCLGFGNNVDYSFLDVMSRQNKGLARRIYEASDSAVQLQGFYEEVSSPLLLEVDLRYPDNAVDSLTKNHFSQLFNGSEIVVSGRLSDNDMDNFLVEVLGQGSDKDFQVKGNASVGNWEVTYPEQEYIFGDFAERLWAYLTIQQLLENSDVGTQQDRDALKAKVVNMSLQYSFVTPLTSMVVTKPETEDGPDSPLIADKLTESQRQEAERRHGASHHSTSRQGASPLNALIQTAPRQSSFRQSSSHHSSSRKSAIRHGSLGSSRADSSRAYSDVDGDPHFMIELPERNDALCFNINNKPGTIFTLVKEPKSGFLVNGQIIGKKNVVPNGNTNTYFGRFGISHRKLGVSLEVSTQDISIFHNGKHVKLLWSDRASIKENNMDLKLTKNCSLTVTLRHFIKFTVIKHTKKWKRRHDQQDYLGFYTLDSHHMSASVNGLLGQFYHGVEFEVTDQRPGDLQEKLDATMYVKGRVVNVTRHWQKDFSQDVKNGESIPCWFVDNEGAGLIDGRASDYIVSGLFKTV; this comes from the exons ATGCTGGGGGAGAGGCACTTCTGTTTCCCAGGCATGACTGTGTTGTGgagagtgctgctgctgtgggttTGCGTCTGCATCTGCCTTCCAGCTAAGGCCCAGGGAGCTCTGCTTGTTTCCAGGAGCGATGCTCTGACACAG ACCCAGGAAACTATGGAAACCAGGTCAATAAAg AGAAGAAGCACAAACTCTGCAAAC ATGGTGGAGGTGTACAGTGTCACCGTGGACTGCACGGTGACGTCTCGTTTCGCCCACACGGTCATGACCTCCAAGGCTCTGAACAAAGCAAACTCCTCGCAGGAAATCTTCTTTGAGGTGGAGCTGCCCAAGACGGCCTTCATCACCAACTTCAGCAT gGAGATCGAAGGTCAGGTGTATGTCGGGCaggtgaaggagaaagagaaagccaAGAAACAGTATGAGAAGGCTGTTTCCTCTGGACAGACTGCTGGACTGGTCAA ggCCTCTGGGAGAAAGATGGAGGTGTTTTCAGTGTCTGTCAACATCGCAGCCAATAATGACGTGGTTTTTATTCTGACCTATGAGGAGCTCCTTCAGAGGAAACTGGGCCAGTACGAGATCGTGACACGAGTTAAACCGAAACATCCAGTGCAGGACTTTCAG aTTGTAGCAAACATCTACGAGCCTCAGGGCCTCACTTTTGTTCACGCTTCAGCAACTTTCCTCACCAATGACCTGCTTTCCTTGGTGGAGAAAACAGTTATGGACACAAAG GCACACATATCTTTCTCGCCAAcactggagcagcagagagTGTGTCCAGAATGTGAGGGGAACATAATCGATGGAGATTTCCTCATCAACTACGATGTGAAAAGAGATGAGGGCCTGGGAGAAGTTCAG ATTGTGAATGGATACTTTGTGCACTTCTTTGCTCCCCCTGACCTGCGAAGAGTCCCAAAGAATGTGGTGTTTGTGATCGACAGGAGTGGATCAATGAGTGGAAGAAAGATGgcccag ACGAGGGATGCACTGGTTGCCATTCTGGAAGACCTCCATGTGGAGGACCACTTTGCTCTCATCGTGTTTGATAACACAATTATCACCTGGAAGGACTCTCTTACCAAAGCAACAAAGGAAAACGTGGCTAAAGCCATTGCCTACGTCAGGAAGATAAGAGACAATGGAG CCACCAATATCAATGATGCCGTCCTGAGGGCTGTGAGCATGCtggtgaaagaaagagaagagaagacacATCCAGAGAGGAGCGTGGATATGATTCTTTTACTAACTGATGGGATGCCAAACAGCG GTGAGTCTGTCgccacaaaaatacaaaagaatgTACATGCTGCTATCCAGGGGAAGATGTCTCTGTTCTGTCTTGGATTCGGAAATAATGTGGATTACTCCTTCCTGGATGTGATGAGCAGACAAAACAAGGGACTGGCCCGCAGAATATATGAAGCTTCAGATTCTGCTGTTCAACTCCAG GGTTTCTATGAGGAGGTTTCTAGCCCTCTGCTCTTGGAAGTGGACCTGCGTTATCCTGACAATGCAGTGGACTCTTTGACCAAAAACCATTTCAGCCAGTTGTTTAACGGCTCAGAGATCGTGGTGTCCGGTCGGCTGAGCGACAATGACATGGATAATTTCCTGGTGGAAGTGCTTGGCCAGGGG TCTGATAAAGACTTCCAAGTTAAGGGAAATGCCAGTGTGGGAAACTGGGAGGTGACCTACCCAGAGCAGGAGTACATCTTTGGGGATTTTGCTGAGCGTTTGTGGGCCTACCTCACCATCCAGCAGTTACTGGAGAACAG TGACGTTGGTACTCAGCAAGATAGAGATGCTTTAAAAGCTAAGGTCGTGAACATGTCCCTGCAGTACAGCTTTGTCACCCCTCTCACCTCCATGGTGGTAACCAAGCCTGAAACCGAGGACGGACCAGACAGCCCTCTCATTGCTGACAAGCTGACTGAGA GCCAGcgacaggaagcagagagacGCCACGGTGCATCTCACCACAGTACATCTCGTCAAGGAGCATCTCCCCTAAATGCATTAATCCAAACTGCACCTCGCCAGAGTTCATTTCGCCAGAGTTCATCTCACCACAGTTCATCTCGCAAAAGTGCAATTCGCCATG GTTCCTTAGGCTCAAGTCGTGCTGACAGTTCTCGTGCTTATTCAGATG TGGACGGAGATCCTCATTTCATGATAGAGCTGCCAGAGAGAAATGACGCTCTATGcttcaacatcaacaacaaaccaGGAACCATTTTCACTCTGGTCAAAGAACCAAAATCAG GGTTTTTGGTGAATGGCCAAATTATTGGCAAGAAGAATGTTGTTCCAAATGGTAACACCAACACCTACTTTGGGCGTTTTGGTATCAGCCACCGGAAGCTGGGAGTGAGTCTGGAGGTGAGCACTCAGGACATCTCCATCTTCCACAATGGCAAACATGTCAAGCTGCTGTGGTCTGATAGAGCCTCTatcaaagaaaacaa CATGGACCTCAAGTTAACAAAGAACTGCAGCCTGACCGTCACGCTAAGGCACTTCATTAAATTTACtgtcatcaaacacacaaagaaatggaAGAGACGCCACGATCAGCAGGACTACCTGGGcttctacacactggacagcCACCACATGTCTGCTTCAGTTAATGGCCTGCTAG GTCAGTTCTACCATggggttgagtttgaggtgacaGACCAGCGTCCAGGTGACCTCCAGGAGAAACTAGATGCCACCATGTATGTGAAGGGACGAGTAGTCAATGTGACAAg ACACTGGCAGAAGGACTTCAGCCAGGACGTGAAGAATGGAGAAAGTATTCCCTGCTGGTTTGTCGATAATGAAGGAGCAGGCCTGATTGATGGAAGAGCCTCAGACTACATTGTGTCAGGGCTTTTTAAGACAGTTTGA